ggcagccgctgcgcaacagttccttgcgcgtatggagagatgccgcctcctcataaagcgacaataccaagacggacctccttggaagtgctcaatgtccatttcttcagcaatcgctttggcctttggtgacagtagagacgccccttccagttgttcgctgttccacaaccaactgttccacaaccaactgttccactcggtcttccagctcgggccaccttgctttgttcccgcggaaactcagtttcgtcttcctcctcttgttttctccactttctgaccatggactcatttacatttaaatgtcttgcagctgctcgattgccattttcagccgcatattcgatggccagCAGTTTAAAGTAAGTCTTATACGCGTGTCGCGTCTCGACCTTACGCGTAGGtatgccgctaatcgatgggcggagcctTTACCGTAgagcacctaccaaaggcacacagcagattttggaactctctcacacacacacacacacacacaaggcgctccatattataaggcgcactgtcgatttttgagaaaatatCAGTGTTTTAGGTCGTGAAAATAGTCGTAAAAATACGGTagataaaaatgataaaactcTATTGCCCAAAAAACTGCAAGAACCACAGTCACAAATCAAGAATAGgttaaatatacaaataaaataaattaaaaacaatagcACATTAACACATAAGCAAAAAGCTGTAGCCTGAACTCAGTGTATCCAAAATAGTGCAAGCATAACATCACTATGAATCATAAATCATTTCAATTTATTTGAAAATTCTGATGTCCATGCTTTCATCACTTGCAactgaaaaagcaaaaaaaagcctttactttgttttttaactggCTGTCCAAATCCACTGAAAGATCAGAAATCCTGTCTGCGATGGTGTTTCTTGTCAGGCTGATATTTGCAAAAGCCTGTCGCTTTTCAGGGCACACGACCTCCGCTGCCTTCACCAGGCAGGTTTTTATGAATTCACCCTCACTAAATGGTTTTAAGCCACCGCTATTTCTTTAGCAATGAGGTAACTAGCTTTGACCGCAGCGTCACTGATATCTCGGCTGTGAGTAAAACCAGAGTAGACATCCACCTTCTCTTTTCTCCGCTGTCCTTGAAAGTTATCATATTTGTGGGCATGAAAACTCACATAGTGGCGACGAAGGTTATATTCTTTCAGCACTGCGACATGTGAACACAACAAACATACTGCTTTCCCGTTCACTTCCACGAAAAAATAGGAGGATGAAAATCTTTCTTGAAACACTCTGCACTCGGtgtctgcttttctcttttttgacagTGACATTTTGGGGCAGTGAGGGTGAAAAGCATAAAATGCTAGAAACCGTAATTAATCGCGCGGGCAAAACACAAATCCAATTGGCTCTTGTTTGACCTACTTGCTCTGCCCCGGTATAAACAGGCTGCTTGCTTAACATAATTGCTATTGCGCCATCCAATGGACGCATTTAGAACAGCAGTTGATTGGAAAATTGCAGTTCATTTTTATACTTTACATAATCATCTCTCGGGCCGGATTAAACCCTTTTGCGGGCCTGATCCGGCCCGCGGGCCGGACATTTGACATCTCTGATTTAAACAAATAAGACACAATAGTAAATTCACCATTTATGTGCAACCTTTATGTACTCACAGCATTTCCAAAAGAAGTCCTTGGTCTTCATGCATCTTGGCCCCTGGTGGACTGGAATTCTAGGGTAGATGAAACACAAACAAGAGTCAACATCAGGAACCTGCAACAGTCACCAGCAGAATGCCTTTTTCAGTGCTCATAGGTGTGGTTAAGACATAAAATATCTTTTAAAATAAGGCAATAATTGCTGTAAATGTTAATACACACCCTCTTTTTAACAACTACGTAGTTCTACTTAAAGTTTGGTTGTAACAGCTACGCTTTTATAACAGTTTAGAACTCATCATAACTGGTTTTAAGCTTTAAATAAAAGTTACTGTGCAATTATAATGACCGACTGCTGTGACCTCAAAAAACAGAATTATAAAGGAATTATAAGtaattttctggactatatgtcacGCCAGAGTTTAAGtcacactagccaaaaaatgcataataaagaagaaaaatagatatataagtcgcactggactataagtcgcattttggggggaaatttatttgataaaatctgagaccaagaacatacattttatcttgaaaggcaattagcaatccattagcatggattagcaatagggttacggtatgctaacgtaacaaattcagctacatgacccacaacgaactgagtacgtgtctgctttgttaacgtaacatattaacagttattcagataactatagcataaagaacattttaCCAAACAATCTAGTCTAAGTCCATAGACggagcaccgcttcttcttctgcgtcactaaaggaactcgttcctcaggtacacacgcctctTGTGGTTGTCGGTGTGAAAataacatgtgaaattctgtaataatgtatttatttaacacataaGTTTCTcaggagtacaagtcgcaccccctgacaaactatgaaaaaagtgcgacttatagtccggaataTACGGTAGATTCCTTTCTGATCTCCTACCTGTTCCCGGGAAAGTGAGGTTGAATGAGCTTGCACAGGGCAACTCGGCGAgtcctcttttgttttcatttccgtCACGTGCACTGTTAGAAGGCAGAAGAAATCACTTCAACAATCAtaactccaaaaaaaaaaaatctgaattgaTGGATCAGGATGTCGCGTCGATGAATTGTGTTTTACCTTCAGCAACTTCGGCCTTTAAGTCTTTGAGTCTTGCTTCCTTTccctaaaaaataaaagcatgaccCTTTAAAGGTCGACCCCTCAGCTTCTTCAGAATGTCTGGCCAGTCGCATAAGCGGTATAACTATGTTATAAAGAACTCTATGATCCAGATGGCAGCACTAAATCTCTATAAGACACTGAACACTTGCCTTCTGTGTCAAATGCATTTTGCCaatcgtgctgcactggactgCAGTGTTGGCAGAgggcctctgctcctccagagagACTCCAAATGTTCCCTTTGCTTTCTCAGTGTTGGGCcatttctcctccacctgctcccgtactttatttttctttctacgGGAGAAAATCCAAGCAAGGCAAAAGCTTTGTGTTATAAAACATGCACTTCAACTTAGCGTAGGGGGCTTTATTGCATCTCCAAAGTCGGAGCCGCTGACGCTCACTTCAGGTTTGTGCTGCTAGAGGTACGATGGCAACGCCTAAATATGAGCCGGGTATTTAAAATCTGGATTTTTTTGTTCATTGAGGATAATAAGAGACAGAAAGCCCACAAGTGAGTCACGACTTAATGACCGTGGGAAAATGTGGGTCCCAGGTGTGAGACCAGTTGAGCCCCTGGACTAATATCATAAAAAAGTAATATCTAGGTTAATCCAGTGCAACAATCTTGGGTTTACTTATTTTAAACAGGAAGATATAAAACAAAAGGATGTGATTTTaagtaaacaaacaaatctgtcaAAAGCCAATTTTTGTTTCGCTTAAATAACCATTAATAACATGAATGAATGTGATCTCATGATCCAGGGATGTTTTCATTGTCAAAGAGAACAGAAATGATAACGTGCAAATATAATATTGCCCATGCTGGAGAACTCAGCTCTACATTTCAATTTAACATGTTGCCCTTTTTAATGTTTGAGCTAAcacaaataaattattaaatatttggGTCAAAAATGTATTATTCAAAAAGTACATTAAAATTTTGCCCATGATTCTGATTCAGCTTTGGATCAGATCTAGACCCACATGTGATTAATTCAGTGGGCAAACCTATTTTTTTAAGACTATTTCCAATTTCCTCAAAATAGGAGGATGGATTCAGTATATTGGGGACTAGTTTGTGGTCTGAACATCAGGTAATGAGCTCCTCACAGCCTGTAAATCAGGACCATGAGCAGAGAGGAATTTTAAGAAATGGCACCTTGGTTGACTGGTGTTAAAACGATCAAAATCAAAGGAAGAAGAACTATTTCCTGTTGACAACTTGTAGACTTTCTCTCCATTCCTGCACACAAATAAAGAGACAGGTGCACACATTTGCATTAGCAGACAGAAAAGGTGAACACCACCAAACAAAACCTTTTCCCGCACCCATGTACTCACAGCAGCCCAACAAAATTCAATATATGTTCCTGGTTTGCTGAGAGCTTCACCACTGATGTGTCATTGTTCTGGGGGAGAAAACAAAATCAGCACATAGCAACAGGAGCTGGAGTTCATCTGCCTGTTTGCTAGGAACTGTAAAAGAGAAGCATCCTTTACTTATTctaggagaggaaaggaagatgtttcctctctgtttagGAAACATCAATATGCTCAATGCTGTCcgtcagtcagtcggtcagtcAGTGATAGAGACAGATCCCTTCCCCTGACGAGGCCCACTTACATGAGCAGCACGGGTCCATTGTGGTTCTGAACTCCTGTCCATTCCTGTCACACAAGAGACACTTTTCAAAAACTCTATTTCACATCATCTCATATAAACCCAGAAAATAGAGAGTTCAGTTTCACTTTTTAATAGAGGGAAGAGTTGGAGGGAAGCGCGAGTACGGCTTTATTCTGACACAGATGAACGTGTTTAAATGTCCACAATTGTTTGTTAAATGTATAGTTTTACTTCTATAACTTCATAAAGAAGTTGTCTTCTCTTTCCTATAGAACAAACAGTGGGTTCAAATATTTACTGCACTCCCAGAATATTTTTTGGTACTGCATATAACTTAAACTCAAGCTGTGCAAGGCGCTCACTGCAGTCGTGAAGATACCACAAACCCAAAATAGCCATGCCATCAAAGGGGCGAGCGAAGTAGCAGGTTTGAGGCGAGACTCTCTgaaatgttttgtatttttccagAGTTCGATGGGAGACGAGAAACTATTTCAACTCCTTAACCGTCAGCTTGGCTGTCAGAAGCAGGGATTTGGCTCAGCATAAATTCTTTTCCAAGCAAGTCAATAAGTGAGCaaataaaatgatcaaaatgCTGAAATTCACTTGAGATTGTGATCAATCTTCCAGAAAACTGAACTGGTCTTTCTATTGCGATTTCAGAAGCTGAACTTTGGATTCCCAGCTACTTCACCTTACCTCGAGTACCTTTGGACTTTGTGGAaactcttcttttttcttcttgataCAGCTTTCTCCCCTAAAAGTCCAAGCACACAGATGCATTCTCAGTGTGATTAGTCTCCCCATGTCCTCTTGGTCGAGCAGTGTGCACCCACGTAATTGTCCCCATTGGACCACTCAGGGAACAGCTGTTTGTGGAGCTGCCTTTGTCTCTCAGCCTCCTGGTAATAGATGGCCTGTTGTTCTTTAGTCATCATCTTCCACTGTGGCAAAGCAAGCAGAGTCGGTTATAACAGTGGTTTTAGGatgttttgttcatttatttatgagGATTCTGTAGGAAAATGTATAAACATTTGACCCTAAAAGAAACACACTAGAGTAAGTCTGAAAGTCTCAAACGTTCAACAGATGTGCCTACCTTCTGTGCCAGGTGCATGTTTACAACCCCATTCCCTTTGCGTTTGACTTCCTCATCAATATGGGGCCTCTGCTCCCTCATAAAAACCATAAATGCATTAAGCGGCTTCTTGATGTACGGCCGGTTCTTCTCCAGTTGCTCCTgcactttgtttctttttctattgGGTCACAAACAAATTACAAACCCAGTTTTGCATCAACACAATCAGACAACGTAAAACTTTCCACCTTCCTTTATTTTATTCCCACTCCCAAAGTGGAGCCAGGGCAAAGGTAACATTTAGCCTTATGTGGCTATTATGAGGGTTTGAAAATTTAAATGATACAGAAAATCAAAGATGGATTTCATTAAATATGATTTGAAGACTGGGAGGGTTCATCATAAATAAGTTAAAGTCCATCAAGGTCACTTGGAaaagccctgggattctgtaaattacctagagacaatttagattgtaagagatgctgtataaataaagattgattgatgtttgaaagaaagcaaaaaatTCTTGAGACTGGCTTGGTGGGACTTGAGATTATTTGTGCTCCAGCTGGCTCAACCTGGCTGTCATTATGGAATTTCTTTCATGACTCACTGTCGTTAAAGGTCACCAGCTAGTCTTGATGGGGTGATGGTCAGGTGGGTCTTTAGGGTCACATGCCCCATCTTTACACTTAGGTGTTACTGGGCATTCAgtcccttggctttgatctttggaagatgaTCAAAAATGGAATCAGCTTTTCATTGCCccattgtcaacatttcctgaaaggGGCATTAAAATCCTTTCAGAACTTTTGCCATTATTTTGCTAACACTCAAACAGAAGCCGCTGTCCCATAATCTCCTTGGTGGAGGTGATAATGGATTTATTACATTCTGACAGCGAAGAAAAAGATCAAGACCCAAGACATCGAACACTCATGAATTTTATTACATGTTTTCTAACGTTTAAACCAGGTAATTGTCACATTTTGAGGCAGATTCAACAACGGCCATTGTCACGGTCACAGATAGATAAAATTCTGACAATGGCAGGAATTCAGGACCCACCTCACAGTTTGACAGCACCTATAACCTGCATCCCCTCAACCACCAATAGAaatgcagcaggaagcagcagcagaactaaaCGCTGAATGCTAGTGGATGCAAATGTCAACCCAACTTCATTCTGTGCACATAAATGCCAATAAAATAAGAGTTTTAACCCAATTTCTCCTTTCTGTGGTATAAATTGAGTGCTGATAATGTTGCATATCGCCATACATCGTAATCGTCAATTCAGTGCACGCTTATCATACAGTACGCAGTTTAGGAGATCCAGGTCGAACACGCAATGAGAAAATAGACAGTGTCTAGAAAAGACAGGTGGATTCGTATGCACACATGCTTTTTTTTGGATCACATCTTGcagaaataacaaataaatgctACAGACAGCCACGATCACAAATGatttttcactttatttaaaattgaacaaaataaaattctaaGCCGTCATGTGAGGTTTGATAAAACTAATGAAAAGTCTGAAACTCTACAGGCATTTTAATGCACAGGACAGAGGAGTGCTGCTCACTGATGTGCTTGCTGCATCTCAACCCGCGTTAGACTGAGACCAAAGTGTCGACATTTTTTGGCAACTTTGGCCGCAGTAACGATAAATGTAGCTCTAAAGTGGGACCGATGGAAAGAAAACACTTTGCCTTTGTCTTTTAAAAAGTCTTCCAGTTCACACTTGCTTGTCATCCGTGGACAGAGGGAGGTCCAGTTCTTTCAGTGCTGTGAGGTCTTGAAAGAGTTTGCGTGCCAGGATTTGCCGTGAATGCTGTTCGACTTTTAGTGTCGCTAtatgctttttctttttatccatTTTCAGTTGTGAAACTAAGTGCAGAGCGCTTCTCGAAGTCGCTACGCACTTTAGCATGTGTTCTGTTGTGCTTATCTGTAATAGCATATGAaaaactcctccacctgggcaAAGTAGGCCCTGACTCCTGAGTCTTAATTAAGCAATCAGTGTGACTAATGCATTTGTCAAGGCTGCCCCTCTGTTCTCtgtcttttggtttttaataaTCCAGTTAAATGATCCAAATGTTGTCTAACTCTGTGACATGTTGAGTGATGAAGCAGAACAGAACATTAttatattatgttattattcCATTATGCTCCTACACAGGTGGATAGTGTCTGTAACCACCTTTTCATGTAATGTTAGCTACATTAAAAACGACTTTTTAGACATGTCTTTACTATTGACGAGGAGTTGGTGAGAGTAACCCAAAGTGGACAACATATGTTGAGTAGGAGGTCTCTGCATTAAAACAagttaaatatttgaaaaacTGAATTATTAGGCTCAGCCCTGGTGGACCTCTTTATTGTCTCTACATGCCCAACAGCTCCTGAGCCAGTTGGACAGCCAGTAAACGGGAGACAATTTTGGCGGAAACTTACCTTGGTTGGTTGTTTTTAAGATGAGGGACATCATAAGTGCAAGTGCTGTTGCTTGTTGGCAACTTGTAGACTTTCTCTCCATTCCTGCACACAGGTAAAAAGTGAGGCGTAAAAATTAGCAGGCGTAAAAGTCTTACCTGGccagccaaacaggaagtcaagtGACGTGTACTTACAGCAGTCCAACAAATTCTACCATATGTCCCTGGTTTCCTGGGAGCATCTCCAGTGATGCTTCATTGTTCTAAGCAGCccaaaaacacaaagacagagaatATATCGTCTAATCTAATGGTCAGGGGGTGTTAGATTGCATCTGCCTAATTGCAGCAGACAAACAGGGTTGTTGCTGTtctaaaagaggaaaatgcaTATTTTCAAGTGTGATTAACCTccaattttatttaatgttttccaCAAAAGTTCCATCAAGATAACAAATTAGCACCAATATTGATCCAGAAAGAATTTTTTGGTTGCATTCCCCAACCCAAATTAACACAAGAATTgctatttttaaccattttacCTGTTTCTGATGAGAAGTGCCAGTATGGCTGTTCACAAGACCAGGACTTTGAGGTTCTTGTTTAATCTCAATTACTGGGGCAAACAGGAAGATtgatagaaaaacaaacaaaaaataaaaataaaaatcaaaccacACATCATAAATTATCTGATGCTAATGAATGGATACAAGTATTTTAGCTCACTTTTGAGGATTATCATGCAATGTTTCCCTCTCTCAAGAAGATTCttcaaaaaaatgttttacctTCGATAATGTCAGTGTTTATGTCAAAGTCTGCTTCTTCTTCCTAAAAGTACAATCATATTACATTTTAGCAGGACATCACTAATGACAACTCTTTGTAATAAACACACTATCCTGGGACACATTGGTGGTATAGTGGAACACCTTGAGGAAGTTCCTCTAGATTTGACACCCATTTACTTTAGCGCTGTTTAAAATATCCTCCTCTAAGCTGTTGGACAAGAAATTATTTCCTTGTGTCTGGGACTTGCATTGACTTTAAAGTCTGCTAATTGATTGTATCAGTTGCTACAGACATAAGATGTGATTTCAGCATGACTGTTGTCTGCTTCCAGGAGTTGCTGGTGGAGCCCCTACTCCCTTTGCCCACAAGATATCAACCACAAACCACAGCCTTGAAGATTCCCATCTTTATTCACACCTCGGGCACCTAAACAGGCTTAATTCAGGCTAATTCTGAAAATTTGACCCATCTCCAACATTCCATTTCTCAGTAAAGTCCTGATAAAAGTTGCTTCTTAAGTCCACCAATACATGTAAAATCATGAGCTATACGTACAAAGCTCTTCAATCTGGTTTCAAAGCGCTCAACCACACAGGGGCCGCGCTCATTAGAACCACAAACTGCTCCTGACCCTGGCCTCATCAGATTACTCATTCTCTTTGACCCTTTCCAGCTTTCATTCCATCTTTTACACCTTTCTGCTCCATTGCTTTTAATGGTTTCAACTATAGCTCCATAAGAAGAAACACTATTGCCAACTGCTCTGGCATCTTCAATTAAATCCCATGACCCAAAACACCTGAACTCAAGAGCGTGTCCAGACTCCAACACCTCTCAGTGTTCGGCTGTGTAGGACACATCCAAAAGAGTGCCAGAGTAAAACAGACTAAAATAGAACAATTCATCACAGTTTACAAGGAAAATACTGCCGATGCATTAATGATGCTACACAGTACTGATTAATAAACACCTTTATTTAATGCAGTGTGTTGATATTTATAATGGTGTTTAAATAAGACCCAATCTTGTGTTTATGTATCGTTTTAATTTGATGAAATATTTGCCCGatgtctttatttgtgtttggaCTTACAATAACTGAGAAAGCTTTATAATAATTGAGAAAACTTTATAATAACCAAGAAAGCTTTACAATAACTGAGAACGCTTTACAATAACTAAGAAAGCTTTACAATAACCGAGAAAGCTTTATAATAACCGAGAAAGCTTTATAATAACTGAGAAAGCTTTACAATAACCAAGAAAGCTTTACAATAACTAAGAAAGCTTTACAATAACTGAGAACGCTTTACAATAACTGAGAAAACTTTATAATAACCAAGAAAGCTTTATAATAACTGAGAAAACTTTATAATAACCAAGAAAGCTTTACAATAACTAAGAAAGCTTTACAATAACCGAGAAAGCTTTACAATAACTGAGAAAACTTTATAATAACCGAGAAAGCTTTACAATATCTAAGAAAGCTTTACAATAACTGAGAAAGCTTTACAATAACTGAGAAAACTTTATAATAACCGAGAAAGCTTTACAATATCTAAGAAAGCTTTACAATAACCGAGAAAGCTTTACAATAACCGAGAAAGCTTTACAATAACTAAGAAAGCTTTACAATAACTGAGAAAGCTTTACAATAACTAAGAAAGCTTTACAATAACTAAGAAAGCTTTACAATAACTGAGAAAGCTTTACAATAACCAAGAAAGCTTTACAATAACTAGGAAAGCTTTATAATAACTAGGAAAGCTAGAAAGCTTTACAGGTTAAGGTTCAACAGCGCTGCATAAACAAGCCCAAACACGCCTGGCCTTGCACAGAAATAAGATCAAACAGCAACTTGACACTCAAAGAACCCGAGGGACTTTGACCCTTGATCTTCCAAGGATCAAGGCCAAgtggctttgatcataaagcaacctattATATAACTCTGTATTACTACTGTACT
This genomic window from Takifugu rubripes chromosome 3, fTakRub1.2, whole genome shotgun sequence contains:
- the LOC105419230 gene encoding uncharacterized protein isoform X10, with the protein product MTQVEEKNIACVHTGAPYSCIILKDVHISLLKYVGGARARHLGHEPLSPRALSQFRRGGSWRKNISVRGRLSGRGEGLSTRRCRPDTETTNPLEAPQMDTLQEPGHPPVTKIKWKHPEGSSQEETKGTVAIKTEDTEVCITEMEMRHQPRCPSPMCMSESTSHEEQEEEADFDINTDIIEVIEIKQEPQSPGLVNSHTGTSHQKQNNEASLEMLPGNQGHMVEFVGLLNGEKVYKLPTSNSTCTYDVPHLKNNQPRKRNKVQEQLEKNRPYIKKPLNAFMVFMREQRPHIDEEVKRKGNGVVNMHLAQKWKMMTKEQQAIYYQEAERQRQLHKQLFPEWSNGDNYGRKLYQEEKRRVSTKSKGTRGMDRSSEPQWTRAAHNNDTSVVKLSANQEHILNFVGLLNGEKVYKLSTGNSSSSFDFDRFNTSQPRKKNKVREQVEEKWPNTEKAKGTFGVSLEEQRPSANTAVQCSTIGKMHLTQKGKEARLKDLKAEVAEVHVTEMKTKEDSPSCPVQAHSTSLSREQNSSPPGAKMHEDQGLLLEMLKKRKMYERSSGTSVCTFDVLHVNTNQPSRKRSKVQEEVEGGQPYVKKPLNAFMVFMKEQRPYIDLELKSKGNGVVNMYLAQKWKTMTKEQQAIYYEEADRQRQLHKQLYPEWSNRQNYGTKRKTRKQRKLISNTWTEVTEAGPGFSLPQSQILPMTAEPTEGTSHLPLTAKDPQSSQPTVIQLTFPQNPGNLLVCMLPNLPSGWTPNFK
- the LOC105419230 gene encoding uncharacterized protein isoform X9: MTQVEEKNIACVHTGAPYSCIILKDVHISLLKYVGGARARHLGHEPLSPRALSQFRRGGSWRKNISVRGRLSGRGEGLSTRRCRPDTETTNPLEAPQMDTLQEPGHPPVTKIKWKHPEGSSQEETKGTVAIKTEDTEVCITEMEMRHQPRCPSPMCMSESTSHEEQEEEADFDINTDIIEVIEIKQEPQSPGLVNSHTGTSHQKQNNEASLEMLPGNQGHMVEFVGLLNGEKVYKLPTSNSTCTYDVPHLKNNQPRKRNKVQEQLEKNRPYIKKPLNAFMVFMREQRPHIDEEVKRKGNGVVNMHLAQKWKMMTKEQQAIYYQEAERQRQLHKQLFPEWSNGDNYGRKLYQEEKRRVSTKSKGTRGMDRSSEPQWTRAAHNNDTSVVKLSANQEHILNFVGLLNGEKVYKLSTGNSSSSFDFDRFNTSQPRKKNKVREQVEEKWPNTEKAKGTFGVSLEEQRPSANTAVQCSTIGKMHLTQKGKEARLKDLKAEVAEVHVTEMKTKEDSPSCPVQAHSTSLSREQNSSPPGAKMHEDQGLLLEMLKKRKMYERSSGTSVCTFDVLHVNTNQPSRKRSKVQEEVEGGQPYVKKPLNAFMVFMKEQRPYIDLELKSKGNGVVNMYLAQKWKTMTKEQQAIYYEEADRQRQLHKQLYPEWSNRQNYGTKRKTRKQRKLISNTWTEVTEAAGPGFSLPQSQILPMTAEPTEGTSHLPLTAKDPQSSQPTVIQLTFPQNPGNLLVCMLPNLPSGWTPNFK
- the LOC105419230 gene encoding uncharacterized protein isoform X11 translates to MDTLQEPGHPPVTKIKWKHPEGSSQEETKGTVAIKTEDTEVCITEMEMRHQPRCPSPMCMSESTSHEEQEEEADFDINTDIIEVIEIKQEPQSPGLVNSHTGTSHQKQNNEASLEMLPGNQGHMVEFVGLLNGEKVYKLPTSNSTCTYDVPHLKNNQPRKRNKVQEQLEKNRPYIKKPLNAFMVFMREQRPHIDEEVKRKGNGVVNMHLAQKWKMMTKEQQAIYYQEAERQRQLHKQLFPEWSNGDNYGRKLYQEEKRRVSTKSKGTRGMDRSSEPQWTRAAHNNDTSVVKLSANQEHILNFVGLLNGEKVYKLSTGNSSSSFDFDRFNTSQPRKKNKVREQVEEKWPNTEKAKGTFGVSLEEQRPSANTAVQCSTIGKMHLTQKGKEARLKDLKAEVAEVHVTEMKTKEDSPSCPVQAHSTSLSREQNSSPPGAKMHEDQGLLLEMLKKRKMYERSSGTSVCTFDVLHVNTNQPSRKRSKVQEEVEGGQPYVKKPLNAFMVFMKEQRPYIDLELKSKGNGVVNMYLAQKWKTMTKEQQAIYYEEADRQRQLHKQLYPEWSNRQNYGTKRKTRKQRKLISNTWTEVTEVPGREVPTPQNAQVTSQLRASEAPQPLMKSEHLQPTVVQLTIPQNPACDVTCLKAAGPGFSLPQSQILPMTAEPTEGTSHLPLTAKDPQSSQPTVIQLTFPQNPGNLLVCMLPNLPSGWTPNFK